In Buchnera aphidicola (Ceratoglyphina bambusae), a single window of DNA contains:
- a CDS encoding HIT domain-containing protein, with protein sequence MNNKNIFNKIIKKKIPSKIIYQDKKITMFEDINPKSPIHILIVPNQKIKSINKINKNNKNIIGYMIYKSVRIAKKMKFAEDGYRLVINCNKNGGQIVPHLHIHMLAGKKLRNFC encoded by the coding sequence ATGAACAACAAAAATATTTTTAATAAAATAATTAAAAAAAAAATTCCATCTAAAATTATATATCAAGATAAAAAAATCACTATGTTTGAAGATATAAACCCTAAATCCCCAATACACATATTGATTGTTCCCAACCAAAAAATAAAATCAATAAATAAAATAAATAAAAATAATAAAAATATCATCGGATATATGATATATAAATCAGTAAGAATTGCAAAAAAAATGAAATTTGCAGAAGACGGATATAGATTAGTAATTAATTGTAATAAAAATGGAGGACAAATAGTACCTCATCTACATATACATATGTTAGCAGGGAAAAAATTAAGAAACTTTTGTTAG
- a CDS encoding DEAD/DEAH box helicase, translated as MTHNKFTFSSLGLKDVLIKSLNEIKYITPSPIQKLCIPFLLKGVDVLGMAQTGSGKTAAFALPLLNNINLNLQMPQILVLTPTRELAIQVSKSFSIFAKYIRGINILALYGGQRYELQLKVLKLGPQIVVGTPGRLLDHLKRKTLNLSKLKSLVLDEADEMLRMGFIEDVKNIMSNVPKEHQTALFSATMPNVIRKISRRFMKFPKEIKIESNLRNRPNIKQKFWMVYGKKTDALIKFLETEKFSATIIFVKTKNATLEVSEALEKHGYNSSALNGDMNQSVREKTLEKLKDGRLDILIATDVAARGLDVDRISLVINYDIPMDVESYIHRIGRTGRAGRSGNALLFVEPRERRLLYNIEKIIKTKIVKIDLPKTELLVKNRLKNFCKKIKEELKSKDLDVYKKILKKIDIGKKVSLEVLSSVFLKMAQKDRPLIVQDNFEKKNREINNNFKENFTYNNKLYKNNKKKFLDMNSYRINVGKKDRAEVRHIVGAIANEGNINSKDIGHIKLFDFYSIVEISKKVANSINLVNTFKNTRILNKLINIRFISGVNNRFNSNRIKKKIKRNNFNYKFNNRRKNN; from the coding sequence ATGACTCATAATAAATTTACATTTTCTTCTTTAGGTTTAAAAGATGTTTTAATAAAATCATTAAATGAAATAAAATATATAACGCCTTCTCCAATACAAAAACTATGTATACCGTTTTTATTAAAAGGTGTGGATGTGTTAGGTATGGCTCAAACTGGTAGTGGTAAAACAGCAGCTTTTGCTTTACCGTTATTAAACAATATTAATTTAAATTTACAAATGCCTCAAATTTTGGTTTTAACACCAACTAGAGAGCTAGCAATACAAGTTTCTAAATCTTTTTCTATATTTGCTAAATATATAAGAGGAATAAATATTTTAGCATTATATGGAGGTCAAAGATATGAATTACAACTTAAAGTGTTAAAATTAGGGCCACAGATTGTAGTAGGCACTCCTGGTAGATTATTAGATCATCTTAAAAGAAAAACATTAAATCTTTCTAAATTAAAAAGTTTAGTTCTAGATGAAGCGGATGAAATGTTAAGAATGGGTTTTATTGAAGATGTAAAAAATATAATGTCTAATGTTCCTAAAGAACATCAAACTGCATTATTTTCTGCTACTATGCCTAATGTTATAAGAAAAATATCAAGAAGATTTATGAAGTTTCCTAAAGAAATAAAAATAGAGTCTAATTTACGAAATAGGCCAAATATTAAACAAAAATTTTGGATGGTATATGGCAAAAAAACTGATGCTCTAATAAAATTTTTAGAAACAGAAAAATTTTCTGCTACAATAATATTTGTTAAAACAAAAAATGCTACTTTAGAGGTTTCAGAAGCTTTAGAAAAACATGGTTATAATAGTTCTGCATTAAATGGAGATATGAATCAATCTGTAAGAGAAAAAACTTTAGAAAAATTAAAAGATGGTAGATTAGATATTTTAATAGCTACAGATGTTGCTGCTAGAGGATTAGATGTAGATAGAATTAGTTTAGTAATTAATTATGATATTCCTATGGATGTGGAATCTTATATACATAGAATTGGTAGAACTGGTAGAGCTGGACGTTCTGGAAATGCTTTATTATTTGTAGAACCTAGAGAAAGAAGATTATTATATAATATAGAAAAAATTATAAAAACAAAAATAGTAAAAATAGATCTTCCTAAAACAGAATTATTAGTAAAAAACAGGTTAAAAAATTTTTGTAAAAAGATAAAAGAAGAATTAAAAAGTAAAGATTTAGATGTATATAAAAAAATATTAAAAAAAATAGATATAGGCAAAAAAGTTAGTTTAGAAGTTTTATCTTCAGTATTTTTAAAAATGGCTCAAAAAGATAGACCTTTGATAGTACAAGATAATTTTGAAAAAAAAAATCGTGAAATAAACAATAATTTTAAAGAAAATTTTACATATAATAATAAATTATATAAAAATAATAAAAAAAAATTTTTAGATATGAATTCTTATAGAATAAATGTTGGAAAAAAAGATAGAGCTGAAGTAAGACATATTGTGGGAGCTATAGCAAATGAAGGAAATATAAATAGTAAAGATATCGGACATATAAAACTTTTTGATTTTTATTCTATAGTAGAAATATCTAAAAAGGTTGCTAATAGTATAAATTTAGTTAACACTTTTAAAAATACCAGAATTCTTAACAAATTAATAAACATAAGATTTATTTCTGGTGTTAATAATAGATTTAACAGTAATCGTATTAAAAAAAAAATTAAAAGAAATAATTTTAATTATAAATTTAATAATAGAAGAAAAAATAATTAA
- the argF gene encoding ornithine carbamoyltransferase: protein MENSLYKKSLLSLSDINKNEINNIIKLAYKLKKKKKYKKEKPFLKKKKIILIFELNSTRTRCAFEVAAYDQKANITYLNVRDSHIGVKESIEDTIKIFNNMYDAIQYRGPKHATIEEIKKYSKIPVWNGLTDKFHPTQILSDLLTIKENSKKNKKFSEIKVAYVGDCKNNIANTLLEASYILGININMISNKKFLPNYKKINSCLKKTNKKHIKILCTENLDEGLENVDFIYTDSWVSMNENKKNWINKIKLLKKYKINSKTLKMTNNKKVKILHCLPAIHDNKTKLSKNIFRKYNIKNGLEITDKVFKSKNSLVFKQSENKMHIIKALMILSLKKNIKIKI from the coding sequence ATGGAAAACTCTTTATATAAAAAAAGTTTATTATCTCTTTCAGACATAAACAAGAATGAAATAAATAATATAATTAAATTAGCTTATAAACTAAAAAAAAAAAAAAAATATAAAAAAGAAAAACCATTTTTAAAAAAAAAAAAAATAATATTAATATTTGAATTAAATTCAACTAGAACTAGATGTGCGTTTGAAGTAGCTGCATATGATCAAAAAGCTAATATAACTTATTTAAATGTTAGAGATTCCCATATAGGAGTAAAAGAATCTATAGAAGATACTATAAAAATTTTTAACAATATGTATGATGCTATACAATATAGAGGACCAAAACATGCAACAATAGAAGAAATAAAAAAATATTCTAAAATTCCTGTTTGGAATGGTTTAACTGATAAATTTCATCCTACCCAAATATTATCTGATTTACTAACTATAAAAGAAAATTCTAAAAAAAATAAAAAGTTTTCTGAAATAAAAGTTGCATATGTAGGAGATTGTAAAAACAACATAGCAAATACACTTTTAGAAGCATCTTATATTTTAGGCATTAATATAAATATGATATCTAATAAAAAATTTTTACCTAATTATAAAAAAATTAATTCATGTTTAAAAAAAACCAATAAAAAACATATAAAAATACTTTGTACAGAAAATTTAGATGAAGGATTAGAAAATGTAGATTTTATATATACAGATTCCTGGGTATCTATGAATGAAAACAAAAAAAATTGGATAAACAAAATAAAATTATTAAAAAAATATAAAATAAATTCAAAAACATTAAAAATGACAAATAACAAAAAAGTAAAAATTTTACATTGTTTACCAGCCATACACGATAATAAAACAAAATTATCTAAAAATATTTTTAGAAAATATAATATAAAAAATGGATTAGAAATAACAGATAAAGTATTTAAATCAAAAAATAGTTTAGTTTTTAAACAATCAGAAAATAAAATGCATATAATAAAAGCATTAATGATTTTAAGTCTTAAAAAAAATATAAAAATAAAAATTTAA
- the asnS gene encoding asparagine--tRNA ligase, with the protein MNVFSIKDIYSNKVKINSIINIFGWIKSKRDSKIGISFIDIFDGSCIHNLQIIAKSNLKNYYLEIIKLNSGCSVHVNGILILSKKGNQKYELLLKKIKVFGIIKDPDTYPISLKKHTFEYLRSFAHLRPRTKFFNSISRIRNSLFHGLNNFLIKNDFFWVPTPIITGLNTEGSGSMFNVCIKNDNYICKKNNSFSNAFLTVSGQLTLETYSSALSKVYTFGPIFRAENSNTTRHLSEFWMLEVEASFLNLKKIISIAKFILRHSIKYVIKKCALDIEFLEKYLNKNIFYNLDNILELSFIEIEYKDAIKILNRNKKNICFGQDISSDQEKYIVNKYFNKPVIIKNFPKKLKAFYMRNNDDDVTVASMDVFLPGIGEVIGGSQREERLHILDKKFNEFGLSKRKYWWYRDLRKYGTVLHSGFGIGFERLLCYITGLENIKDASPFPRTMNKFSF; encoded by the coding sequence ATGAATGTTTTTTCTATAAAAGATATATATTCTAATAAAGTAAAAATAAATAGTATAATAAATATATTTGGATGGATAAAAAGTAAAAGAGATTCTAAAATAGGAATATCTTTTATAGATATTTTTGATGGATCTTGTATACATAATTTACAAATTATTGCTAAATCAAATTTAAAAAATTATTATTTAGAAATAATTAAATTAAATAGTGGTTGTTCGGTTCATGTTAATGGTATTTTAATACTTTCTAAAAAAGGAAATCAAAAATATGAATTATTGTTAAAAAAGATAAAAGTTTTTGGAATTATAAAAGATCCTGATACATATCCTATATCATTAAAAAAGCATACTTTTGAATATTTAAGAAGCTTTGCACATTTAAGACCTAGAACAAAATTTTTTAATTCAATATCTAGAATTAGAAATAGTTTATTTCATGGATTAAATAACTTTTTAATTAAAAATGATTTTTTTTGGGTTCCTACTCCAATAATTACAGGTTTAAATACTGAAGGTTCTGGATCTATGTTTAATGTTTGTATAAAAAATGATAACTATATTTGTAAAAAAAATAATAGTTTTTCGAATGCATTTTTAACTGTTTCAGGCCAATTGACTTTAGAAACTTATTCTTCAGCATTATCAAAAGTATATACTTTTGGACCTATTTTCAGAGCAGAAAATTCTAATACAACAAGACATTTATCTGAATTTTGGATGTTAGAAGTTGAAGCATCTTTTTTAAATTTAAAAAAAATAATATCTATTGCTAAATTTATTTTAAGACATTCTATAAAATATGTTATAAAAAAATGTGCATTAGATATAGAATTTTTAGAAAAATATTTGAACAAAAATATTTTTTATAATTTAGATAATATATTAGAATTAAGTTTTATTGAAATAGAATATAAAGACGCAATAAAAATATTAAATAGAAATAAAAAAAACATTTGTTTTGGACAAGATATTTCTTCTGATCAAGAAAAATATATTGTAAATAAATATTTTAATAAACCTGTTATAATAAAGAATTTTCCTAAAAAATTAAAAGCTTTTTATATGAGAAATAATGATGATGATGTCACTGTTGCTTCAATGGATGTGTTTTTACCAGGTATTGGTGAAGTTATAGGTGGGTCTCAAAGAGAAGAAAGATTACATATATTAGATAAAAAATTTAATGAATTTGGTTTAAGTAAGAGAAAATATTGGTGGTATAGAGATTTAAGAAAATATGGAACAGTGCTTCATTCAGGATTTGGGATAGGGTTTGAAAGATTATTATGCTATATAACTGGATTAGAAAATATTAAAGATGCTTCTCCATTTCCTAGAACTATGAATAAATTTAGTTTTTGA
- the ptsG gene encoding PTS glucose transporter subunit IIBC — MFKNIFANLQKTGKSLMLPVSVLPIAGILLGIGSAHFETIPKLISNIMIESGSSIFHNMPLIFAIGISLGFTKNDGVAALASVISYEIMSKTFSTTLPVFSNFSGTTLKQTHLIDTGILGGILSGAMSSYMFNTFYKIKLPEYLGFFTGKRFVPIISGLSSIILGIFLSLIWPPIGKLIQNFSEWAAYQNPILAFFIYGSLERALIPLGLHHIWNVPFQMQVGEYINNIGQIFHGDIARYMAGDPTAGKLSGGFLFKMYGLPGAALAIWHCAKSNNRKKIGGLMISASLTSFITGITEPIEFAFMMTAPILYIIHSILAGLSFPICILLNMRAGASFSHGIIDFMILSGHGNNIMLFPIIGILYGIIYYLIFYFLIKVFNLNTPGREKKNFYVIKNTNIANKIVKSLGGKKNILNLDACITRLRITVIDMSKVQTKKIKSLGASAVIISGSGIQAIFGTKSDNIKTEIDEYLKKTKK, encoded by the coding sequence ATGTTTAAAAATATTTTTGCTAATTTGCAAAAAACAGGTAAATCATTAATGCTTCCTGTATCAGTACTTCCAATAGCTGGAATATTATTAGGAATAGGTTCTGCTCATTTCGAAACAATACCAAAATTAATTTCTAATATAATGATAGAATCTGGAAGTTCAATTTTTCATAATATGCCTTTAATATTTGCTATTGGAATATCATTAGGATTTACGAAAAATGACGGAGTTGCAGCCTTAGCGTCTGTAATTTCATATGAAATAATGTCTAAAACTTTTTCTACAACATTACCAGTGTTTTCTAACTTTTCAGGTACTACATTAAAACAAACACACTTAATTGATACAGGAATTCTCGGTGGAATATTGTCTGGTGCTATGTCATCATATATGTTCAATACATTTTATAAAATTAAACTACCAGAATATTTAGGATTCTTTACAGGTAAAAGATTTGTTCCTATAATATCAGGATTGTCTTCTATTATATTAGGAATTTTTTTATCATTAATATGGCCCCCAATAGGAAAATTAATTCAAAATTTTTCTGAATGGGCGGCATATCAAAATCCTATCTTAGCATTTTTTATATATGGATCTTTAGAAAGAGCTCTTATTCCATTAGGACTTCATCATATATGGAATGTTCCATTTCAAATGCAAGTCGGAGAATATATAAACAATATAGGACAAATTTTCCATGGAGACATAGCTAGATATATGGCTGGAGATCCTACAGCTGGAAAATTATCTGGAGGATTTTTGTTTAAAATGTATGGTTTGCCAGGAGCGGCACTAGCAATTTGGCATTGCGCAAAAAGTAATAATAGAAAAAAAATTGGAGGACTAATGATTTCTGCTTCATTAACTTCTTTTATTACTGGAATTACAGAACCTATTGAATTTGCATTTATGATGACAGCACCTATTTTATATATAATACACTCTATTTTAGCTGGTTTATCATTTCCAATATGTATTTTATTAAACATGAGAGCAGGAGCTAGTTTTTCGCATGGAATAATAGATTTTATGATATTAAGCGGACATGGAAATAATATAATGTTATTTCCTATAATAGGAATACTATATGGAATAATATATTATTTAATCTTTTATTTTTTAATAAAAGTTTTTAATTTAAATACTCCTGGAAGAGAAAAAAAAAATTTTTATGTTATTAAAAACACAAACATTGCAAATAAAATAGTAAAATCATTAGGAGGTAAAAAAAATATTTTAAATTTAGATGCATGCATAACAAGATTAAGAATTACAGTAATAGATATGTCTAAAGTTCAAACAAAAAAAATAAAAAGTTTAGGAGCATCAGCAGTAATTATATCTGGATCAGGAATACAAGCGATTTTTGGAACTAAATCAGACAATATAAAAACTGAAATAGATGAATATTTAAAAAAAACAAAAAAATAA
- a CDS encoding Rid family detoxifying hydrolase, which yields MKKLRKIPEAIGPYSIIYKIKNITMISGQIPINIKNNSIPKKISEQTKVVLKNIKNIIKENNLKIKNIAKITIFTTNLNDIKKINKIYKNFFKKYTKKFPARTCVEVSKLPKNVNIEIDAIVIK from the coding sequence ATGAAAAAATTAAGAAAAATACCAGAAGCAATAGGACCATATAGTATAATATACAAAATAAAAAATATAACAATGATATCAGGACAAATTCCTATAAACATAAAAAATAACAGTATTCCTAAAAAAATATCTGAACAAACAAAAGTTGTATTAAAAAATATAAAAAATATAATAAAAGAAAACAACTTAAAAATAAAAAATATTGCAAAAATAACAATTTTTACTACAAACTTAAATGATATAAAAAAAATAAATAAAATATATAAAAATTTTTTTAAAAAATATACAAAAAAATTTCCAGCTAGAACATGTGTAGAAGTTTCAAAATTACCTAAAAATGTAAACATAGAAATAGATGCAATAGTAATAAAATAA
- a CDS encoding valine--tRNA ligase — protein sequence MKKIYNPKEIEKKLYKFWEKNKFFKYKKNVFKKNFCIIMPPPNITGNLHMGHAFQHTIMDILIRYNKMNGKNTLWQPGIDHAGIATQILVEKYINSKMGLSKNNITKENFLNIMWKWKKKMSNNICSQIRRLGSSVDWSRNYFTLDKKISKSVRFAFISLFNKKLIYRKKTLVNWDFKCQSVISDIEIENKFYKGFMWHIKYYFFNKNNLNNKKYIVVATTRPETILGDVAIAVNPNDSRYKLFIGKRVVVPIVNRIIPIVSDINIKINKGTGCVKITPAHDFNDYKIAISNKLPLINIFTKDGKIYKKLKIYINKHKYEELSPKFLHDLDKIKARKKILDFLKKNNLLNGIEKIKIKIPIGDRTGSIIEPRITNQWYLKVKKISIKALNLVQNDKIIFIPDKYKKLYSSWMNNLNDWCISRQLWWGHRIPVWYDNSNKIYVGNNENEVRKKYFLSKSFFLKKESDVLDTWFSSAIWSFSSLGWPHKNNILKMFHPTNVLVSGFDIIFFWIARMIMLTSELLEGNKNFPIQIPFKKVYITGLIRDEIGNKMSKSKGNVIDPIDIIDGITLQKLLKKRTSNMFKENIKHKIIYRTKKSFPNGINSYGTDALRFTLASLSSPTKNINWDMNRLKGYRSFCNKIWNIGVFIFLNVSKKEIEKIKSFKIIGIVNKWIFSKYNIMIKEYNICINNFRFDKASNILYNFIWNDFCNWYLEFLKVLFKHLSKKELCFYKYNLVKIFEHLLILSHPIIPFITESIWQKINIFLKKNSISILLQRFPKYKKKFINSEKLKDMDILQKFLVKFRYIRNKFKIKFSKKISVALKINNKILKKIYTSNLNFLKNVANLKDIIIVNKTNKFKKFIIEFLDEIEIVLFIKKDNKNFLCIKELIYKINKINYEINKLKNKLFNKNFIKRAPKNIIIFENKKIFFLKKSKENIIKKIKNI from the coding sequence ATGAAAAAAATATATAATCCTAAAGAAATAGAAAAAAAGTTATACAAGTTTTGGGAAAAAAATAAGTTTTTTAAATATAAAAAAAATGTTTTTAAAAAAAATTTTTGTATTATAATGCCTCCCCCTAATATAACTGGTAATTTACATATGGGGCATGCTTTTCAACATACTATTATGGATATTTTAATAAGATATAACAAAATGAATGGAAAAAATACTTTATGGCAACCAGGTATAGATCATGCAGGAATAGCAACACAAATATTAGTAGAAAAATATATAAATTCTAAAATGGGTTTAAGTAAAAATAATATTACCAAAGAGAACTTTTTAAATATTATGTGGAAATGGAAAAAAAAAATGTCTAATAATATTTGTTCTCAAATAAGAAGATTAGGAAGTTCTGTAGATTGGAGTAGAAATTATTTTACATTAGATAAAAAAATTTCAAAATCTGTTAGATTTGCATTTATATCATTGTTTAATAAAAAACTAATATATAGAAAAAAAACTTTAGTAAATTGGGATTTTAAATGTCAAAGTGTTATATCAGATATTGAAATAGAAAACAAATTTTATAAAGGATTTATGTGGCATATAAAATATTATTTTTTTAACAAAAATAATTTAAATAATAAAAAATACATAGTAGTAGCTACTACTAGACCTGAAACTATATTAGGAGATGTTGCAATTGCTGTAAATCCAAATGATTCTAGATATAAACTTTTTATAGGTAAAAGAGTTGTAGTTCCAATAGTTAATAGAATTATACCAATAGTTTCAGATATAAATATAAAAATAAATAAAGGAACTGGTTGTGTAAAAATTACTCCAGCTCATGATTTTAATGATTATAAAATTGCTATATCTAATAAATTACCTTTAATAAATATTTTTACTAAAGATGGTAAAATATATAAAAAATTAAAAATTTATATAAATAAACATAAATATGAAGAACTGTCGCCAAAATTTTTACATGATTTAGATAAAATTAAAGCTAGAAAAAAAATTTTAGATTTTTTAAAAAAAAATAATTTATTGAATGGAATAGAAAAAATTAAAATAAAAATTCCTATAGGAGATAGAACTGGATCAATAATAGAACCTAGAATAACAAATCAATGGTATTTAAAAGTAAAAAAAATTTCTATAAAAGCATTAAATTTAGTGCAAAATGATAAAATTATTTTTATTCCTGATAAATATAAAAAATTATATTCATCTTGGATGAATAATTTAAATGATTGGTGCATATCTAGACAATTATGGTGGGGGCATAGAATTCCTGTTTGGTATGATAATAGTAATAAAATTTATGTTGGAAATAATGAAAATGAAGTTAGAAAAAAATATTTTTTGTCAAAAAGTTTTTTTTTAAAAAAAGAATCTGATGTTTTAGATACTTGGTTTTCATCAGCAATTTGGTCTTTTTCATCTTTAGGATGGCCTCATAAAAATAATATATTGAAAATGTTTCATCCTACTAATGTTTTGGTTAGTGGTTTTGATATTATATTTTTTTGGATAGCTAGAATGATTATGCTAACTTCAGAATTGTTGGAAGGAAATAAAAATTTTCCTATACAAATACCTTTTAAAAAAGTTTACATAACTGGATTAATTAGAGATGAGATTGGTAATAAAATGTCTAAATCTAAAGGTAATGTAATAGATCCAATTGATATAATTGATGGAATAACTTTACAAAAATTGCTTAAAAAAAGAACTAGTAATATGTTTAAGGAAAATATTAAGCATAAGATTATATATAGAACAAAAAAATCTTTTCCAAATGGAATAAATTCTTATGGAACTGATGCTCTTAGATTTACTTTAGCATCATTATCTTCTCCTACTAAAAATATTAATTGGGACATGAATAGGTTAAAAGGGTATAGAAGTTTTTGTAATAAAATATGGAACATTGGTGTTTTTATATTTTTAAATGTTTCTAAGAAAGAAATAGAAAAAATTAAATCTTTCAAAATAATTGGTATTGTAAACAAATGGATATTTTCTAAATATAATATTATGATAAAAGAATACAATATTTGTATAAACAATTTTAGATTTGATAAAGCATCTAATATTTTATATAATTTTATTTGGAATGATTTTTGTAATTGGTATTTAGAATTTTTAAAAGTGTTATTTAAACATTTATCTAAAAAAGAATTATGTTTCTATAAGTATAATTTAGTAAAAATTTTTGAACATTTATTAATATTATCTCATCCAATAATTCCTTTTATAACTGAATCAATATGGCAAAAAATAAACATTTTTTTAAAAAAAAACTCAATTAGTATTTTATTACAAAGATTTCCTAAATATAAAAAAAAGTTTATAAATTCAGAAAAATTAAAAGATATGGATATACTGCAAAAATTTTTAGTAAAATTTAGGTATATAAGAAATAAATTTAAAATTAAATTTTCAAAAAAAATTTCTGTAGCTTTAAAAATTAATAATAAAATTTTAAAAAAAATTTATACTTCAAATTTGAATTTTTTAAAAAATGTTGCAAATTTAAAAGATATAATTATAGTAAATAAAACAAATAAATTTAAAAAATTTATTATTGAATTTTTAGATGAAATAGAAATTGTATTATTTATAAAAAAAGATAATAAAAATTTTTTGTGTATAAAAGAACTAATATATAAAATTAACAAAATAAATTATGAAATAAATAAATTAAAAAATAAATTGTTTAATAAAAATTTTATCAAAAGGGCTCCAAAAAATATAATAATTTTTGAAAACAAAAAAATATTTTTTTTAAAAAAAAGTAAAGAAAATATTATAAAGAAAATAAAAAATATATAA
- a CDS encoding leucyl aminopeptidase has translation MKFILENYNSEDNLYDCLILGFFKNNLNSSYEIENDVLLKKKLKKKIIEEKFVNKIGNILFINSDKSFKYKNIIIVGCGNKKFLSDRKYVKIIKKVFLLIQKHCYIKNVLLYLMKFNIKERDLYWKIRILIKTISEIYYCFNKFKSKKVKNKLVKNIFIKIFNQNEFNIGSQAIYHGKNISLGVKISKDISNMPPNICTPKYFAKKAKSLENKFRKKVHVEIFDSKDIKKLGMNAYYNVGLGSNNKSFMSIIHYNGAKEKNEKPIVLIGKGVTFDTGGICLKNSLDMYEMKYDMSGAASVFGAIFSAIKLNLNLNIIAILACSENIIGNKSFLPGYVIKTFSGKTVEILDTDAEGRLILCDVLSYCKKFNPKIIIDVATLTGDCITSLGNLATGAFSNNNELIYDFNESGKDVMDIIWNLPIFEEYKKYLKSNIADLSNFSKNSAGAITAAVFLSCFVDKRIPWIHLDIAGTATLKVRHGYVSSGRPVDLLSQFLLKNSLIDTIYNNS, from the coding sequence ATGAAATTTATTTTAGAAAATTATAATTCAGAAGACAATTTATATGATTGTTTAATTTTAGGTTTTTTTAAAAATAATTTAAATTCTTCTTATGAAATTGAAAATGATGTTTTATTAAAAAAAAAATTAAAAAAAAAAATTATTGAAGAAAAATTTGTTAATAAGATAGGAAACATTTTATTTATAAATAGTGATAAAAGTTTTAAATATAAAAATATAATAATAGTAGGTTGTGGAAACAAAAAATTCTTAAGTGATAGAAAATATGTAAAAATAATTAAAAAAGTATTTTTGTTAATACAAAAACATTGTTACATAAAAAATGTTTTACTTTATTTAATGAAATTTAATATTAAAGAAAGAGATTTATATTGGAAAATAAGAATTTTAATCAAGACTATATCAGAAATATATTATTGTTTTAATAAATTTAAAAGCAAAAAAGTTAAGAATAAATTAGTTAAAAATATATTTATAAAAATTTTTAATCAAAATGAATTTAATATAGGAAGTCAGGCTATTTATCATGGAAAAAATATTTCTTTAGGAGTTAAAATTTCTAAAGACATTTCTAATATGCCTCCTAACATTTGTACTCCAAAATATTTTGCCAAAAAAGCTAAAAGTTTAGAAAATAAATTTAGAAAAAAAGTTCATGTGGAAATTTTTGACTCTAAAGATATAAAAAAATTAGGTATGAATGCTTATTATAACGTAGGATTAGGATCTAACAATAAATCTTTTATGTCAATTATACATTATAATGGCGCTAAAGAAAAAAATGAAAAACCTATAGTTTTAATAGGTAAAGGAGTTACATTTGATACTGGAGGTATTTGTTTAAAAAATTCTTTAGATATGTATGAAATGAAATATGACATGTCTGGAGCTGCATCAGTATTTGGAGCTATATTTTCCGCAATTAAACTTAATTTAAATTTAAATATAATAGCTATTTTAGCTTGTTCAGAAAATATTATTGGTAATAAATCATTTTTACCTGGTTATGTAATTAAAACTTTTTCAGGTAAAACTGTAGAAATATTAGACACTGATGCTGAAGGAAGATTAATATTGTGTGATGTTTTATCATATTGCAAAAAATTTAATCCTAAAATAATTATAGATGTTGCTACTTTAACAGGAGATTGTATTACTTCTTTAGGTAATTTAGCGACTGGTGCATTTTCTAACAATAATGAATTAATTTATGATTTTAATGAATCAGGTAAAGATGTAATGGATATTATATGGAATTTACCTATTTTTGAAGAATATAAAAAATATTTAAAATCTAATATAGCAGATTTGTCAAATTTTAGTAAAAATAGTGCTGGAGCCATTACTGCTGCGGTTTTTTTATCTTGTTTTGTAGACAAAAGAATACCATGGATTCATTTAGACATTGCAGGTACTGCTACTTTAAAAGTTAGACATGGATATGTTTCTTCAGGAAGACCTGTAGATTTATTATCACAATTTTTATTAAAAAACTCTTTAATAGATACAATATATAATAATTCTTAA